Proteins encoded by one window of Azoarcus sp. PA01:
- a CDS encoding NUDIX hydrolase, whose amino-acid sequence MPCSPPSERDPLEELELESEAVFDGALLEVRRDRVRLPDGAESLREYVRHPGAVVVLAVLPDGRLLFERQYRYPLRQAFLELPAGKIDAGEDLLGCARRELREETGYEADEWQYLGVMHPCIGYSDERIEIFLARGLTHVGNALDDGEFLEVLTLSVEEALEASQDGRITDAKSIVALFRGFRALGLAVGPAGGS is encoded by the coding sequence ATGCCTTGCTCGCCTCCCTCTGAGCGGGACCCCCTGGAAGAACTCGAACTCGAATCCGAGGCGGTTTTCGACGGGGCATTGCTGGAAGTCAGACGCGACCGCGTCAGGCTCCCCGATGGGGCGGAATCGCTGCGCGAATATGTGCGCCATCCAGGCGCGGTGGTGGTGCTTGCAGTGCTTCCGGACGGCAGGCTGCTGTTCGAGCGCCAGTATCGCTACCCGCTTCGGCAGGCCTTTCTCGAGCTGCCGGCCGGAAAGATCGATGCCGGCGAAGACCTCCTCGGTTGTGCACGCCGGGAACTGCGCGAAGAGACCGGCTACGAGGCGGACGAATGGCAGTATCTGGGTGTGATGCACCCGTGCATCGGCTATTCGGACGAACGCATCGAGATTTTTCTCGCACGCGGTCTCACCCACGTCGGTAACGCGCTCGACGACGGGGAGTTTCTCGAGGTCCTGACCCTTTCCGTCGAGGAGGCGCTGGAAGCGTCCCAGGACGGACGCATCACGGACGCCAAGAGCATTGTCGCGCTGTTCCGGGGCTTTCGTGCGCTGGGCCTGGCGGTGGGACCGGCGGGCGGCAGCTGA
- the nuoN gene encoding NADH-quinone oxidoreductase subunit NuoN, translating to MNFVIPDFYPAAAEIFVAVMALIVMMATTFARRIARGLAYYLTQATLVAAAFITIGTMDGEVTLTFSNMFISDLMGDFLKVMIYFTVAIALLYGRGYLADRNIDRPEYYLLTLLMTLGMMVMVTSNHMLSLYIGLEMMSLSLYGMVAFDRESARSTEAAMKYFVLGALASGLLLYGMSMVYGATGSLEFSGIAQSIYHQAANRTVLLFGVVFLVAGIAFKLGVVPFHMWVPDVYQGAPTAVTLMISSAPKLAAFAMTMRLLVYGLFELAEQWQSMLMFLAVLSIILGNFAAIAQSSIKRMLAYSGISHMGFVLLGLLSGVVEGDRHFALNAYSSAMFYAVSYVIMSLASFGMVILLSRAGFEAENIDDFKGLNKRSSWFAAMMMVVMFSMAGIPFFIGFFAKLAVLQAVVAAGYVWLAVLAVVMSVIGAYYYLRVVKVMYFDEPADSAPIRAPAEVRVMLSANGLAIAVLGLLPQGLMSVCAYALLASL from the coding sequence ATGAATTTTGTTATTCCCGACTTCTACCCCGCGGCGGCCGAGATTTTTGTTGCCGTGATGGCGCTCATCGTCATGATGGCGACGACCTTTGCGCGGCGGATTGCGCGCGGTCTGGCCTATTATCTGACCCAGGCAACCCTGGTCGCGGCCGCGTTCATCACGATTGGAACGATGGACGGTGAGGTCACGTTGACGTTCAGCAACATGTTCATTTCGGACCTGATGGGCGATTTCCTCAAGGTGATGATCTACTTCACCGTCGCGATCGCCCTGCTGTATGGACGCGGCTATCTCGCCGACCGCAACATCGATCGCCCCGAGTACTATCTGCTCACGCTGCTGATGACGCTCGGCATGATGGTGATGGTCACGTCGAACCACATGTTGTCGCTGTACATCGGACTGGAGATGATGTCGCTGTCGCTGTACGGGATGGTGGCGTTCGACCGCGAGTCGGCTCGTTCGACCGAAGCGGCGATGAAGTATTTCGTGCTCGGCGCGCTCGCGTCCGGCCTGCTGCTGTACGGCATGTCGATGGTTTATGGCGCGACCGGCAGTCTCGAGTTCTCGGGAATCGCGCAGTCGATCTATCACCAGGCCGCCAACAGGACCGTGCTGCTGTTCGGCGTGGTGTTCCTGGTCGCGGGCATCGCGTTCAAGCTGGGGGTGGTGCCTTTCCACATGTGGGTGCCTGACGTCTATCAGGGCGCGCCGACGGCCGTGACGCTGATGATCTCGTCGGCACCGAAGCTTGCCGCGTTTGCGATGACGATGCGCTTGCTCGTGTATGGCCTGTTCGAACTGGCGGAACAGTGGCAGTCGATGCTGATGTTCCTCGCCGTGCTGTCGATCATTCTCGGCAACTTTGCGGCGATCGCCCAGTCGAGCATCAAGCGGATGCTCGCGTATTCGGGCATTTCGCACATGGGCTTCGTGTTGCTGGGCCTGCTTTCCGGCGTCGTCGAGGGCGACCGCCATTTCGCGCTCAACGCCTACAGTTCGGCGATGTTCTACGCCGTGTCGTACGTGATCATGAGCCTCGCGTCGTTCGGCATGGTGATCCTGCTGTCGCGGGCGGGGTTCGAAGCCGAGAATATCGACGACTTCAAGGGGCTGAACAAGCGCAGTTCGTGGTTCGCGGCGATGATGATGGTCGTCATGTTCTCGATGGCGGGCATCCCGTTCTTCATCGGGTTCTTCGCGAAACTCGCGGTGCTCCAGGCGGTCGTCGCAGCGGGCTATGTGTGGCTCGCCGTGCTGGCGGTGGTGATGTCGGTGATCGGGGCGTATTACTACCTGCGCGTCGTGAAGGTCATGTATTTCGATGAGCCGGCCGACTCCGCGCCGATCCGTGCTCCGGCCGAAGTCCGCGTGATGCTTTCGGCCAATGGTCTGGCGATCGCGGTACTCGGCCTGCTGCCCCAGGGGCTGATGTCGGTCTGCGCGTATGCCTTGCTCGCCTCCCTCTGA
- a CDS encoding NADH-quinone oxidoreductase subunit M has translation MTSLPFLSLAIWVPILGGLLVLATGSDRNAPLARFLAMLVAIAGFLVTLPLYSQFDASTSAMQFVEVLPWIPRFNINYHLGVDGISVLFILLNAFITIIVVIAGWQVIREKVAQYMAAFLIMSGLMNGIFSALDAVLFYTFFEASLIPLYLVIGIWGGANRVYAAIKFFLYTLLGSLLMLIALLYLFMEAGGSFNILDWHQLPLGMGPQTLIFWAFLIAFAVKVPMWPVHTWLPDAHVEAPTGGSVVLAAIALKLGAYGFLRFSLPIVPDAAQAMAPVMIALSLIAVIYIGFVALVQTDMKKLVAYSSISHMGFVTLGFFMFNTIGLEGALVQMISHGFVSGAMFLCIGVLYDRMHSRNIADYGGVVKVMPKFAAFFMLFAMANAGLPGTSGFVGEFMVVLGAVQFNFWVAFGAAITLILGAAYTLWMYKRVVFGVIGNSHVAQLNDINGREFAFLGVLALCVLAMGLYPYPFTEVMHASVNELLRHVAVSKL, from the coding sequence ATGACGAGTTTGCCATTCCTGAGCCTTGCGATCTGGGTACCGATCCTGGGGGGGTTGCTCGTGCTAGCGACCGGGTCGGATCGTAATGCGCCGCTGGCGCGATTCCTGGCCATGCTGGTCGCCATTGCCGGTTTCCTCGTGACGCTGCCGCTGTACTCGCAGTTCGACGCGAGTACCAGCGCGATGCAGTTCGTCGAGGTCCTGCCGTGGATCCCGCGCTTCAACATCAACTACCACCTCGGGGTCGACGGGATTTCGGTCCTGTTCATCCTGTTGAACGCGTTCATCACGATCATCGTCGTGATCGCCGGATGGCAGGTGATCCGAGAGAAGGTGGCGCAGTACATGGCTGCGTTCCTGATCATGTCGGGCCTGATGAACGGCATCTTCTCGGCACTGGATGCCGTGCTGTTCTACACGTTCTTCGAGGCGTCGCTGATTCCGCTCTATCTCGTCATCGGCATCTGGGGCGGCGCGAACCGCGTCTACGCGGCGATCAAGTTCTTCCTCTATACGCTGCTCGGCTCGCTGCTGATGCTGATTGCGCTGCTGTATCTGTTCATGGAAGCGGGCGGCAGTTTCAACATCCTCGACTGGCACCAGCTGCCGCTCGGGATGGGGCCGCAGACGCTGATTTTCTGGGCTTTCCTCATCGCGTTCGCGGTGAAAGTGCCGATGTGGCCGGTCCATACCTGGCTGCCCGATGCGCACGTCGAGGCGCCGACCGGGGGGTCGGTGGTGCTGGCGGCAATCGCGCTGAAGCTCGGTGCCTACGGTTTCCTGCGTTTCTCGCTGCCGATCGTCCCGGACGCGGCGCAGGCGATGGCGCCCGTGATGATTGCGCTGTCCCTGATCGCGGTGATCTATATCGGCTTCGTCGCCCTCGTGCAGACGGACATGAAGAAGCTGGTCGCGTATTCGTCGATCTCGCACATGGGCTTCGTCACGCTCGGGTTCTTCATGTTCAACACCATCGGCCTCGAGGGCGCGCTGGTGCAGATGATTTCGCACGGCTTCGTCTCGGGCGCGATGTTCCTTTGCATCGGGGTGCTGTATGACCGCATGCACTCGCGCAACATCGCCGACTACGGCGGCGTGGTGAAGGTGATGCCTAAGTTCGCCGCGTTCTTCATGCTGTTTGCGATGGCCAACGCCGGGCTGCCCGGCACCAGCGGCTTCGTCGGCGAATTCATGGTCGTTCTCGGTGCGGTCCAGTTCAATTTCTGGGTCGCGTTCGGCGCGGCGATCACGCTGATTCTCGGCGCTGCCTACACCCTGTGGATGTACAAGCGCGTGGTCTTCGGCGTGATCGGCAACAGCCACGTGGCCCAGCTGAACGACATCAACGGGCGAGAGTTCGCGTTCCTCGGGGTTCTGGCCCTGTGCGTGCTGGCAATGGGCTTGTACCCATACCCCTTCACCGAAGTCATGCATGCTTCGGTCAATGAACTCCTGCGGCACGTTGCCGTAAGCAAGCTCTAA
- the nuoL gene encoding NADH-quinone oxidoreductase subunit L, with translation MTDMQKLYLLVPLAPLAGALLAGLFGKLIGRAGAHIVTILGVAVALAASVVIYQDVQAGNTFNGTVYTWMTTGNLTLEVGFLIDSLTVMMMLVVSFVSLMVHIYTIGYMHDDPGYQRFFSYISLFTFSMLMLVMSNNFLQLFFGWEAVGLVSYLLIGFWYERPTAIYANLKAFLVNRVGDFGFLLGIGLIAAYAGSLDYAEVFAKAGELAAQDMAVTGWPLITAICICLFIGAMGKSAQVPLHVWLPDSMEGPTPISALIHAATMVTAGIFMVARMSPLFELSDVALSFVLVIGATTALFMGFLGIVQNDIKRVVAYSTLSQLGYMTVALGVSAYSAAVFHLMTHAFFKALLFLGAGSVIIGMHHDQDMRNMGGLWKYMPVTWFTSLLGSLALIGFPFFSGFYSKDSIIEAVHASTIPGAGYALFCVLFGVFITAFYSFRMYFLVFHGKERFGANHGHHDHHGDHEDEEPSADHHHGLAPGQKPHESPWVVTLPLVLLAIPSVVIGFFTIEPMLFGEWFKGVIHVGANHVGLSELAENFHGPVAMAIHGLQTAPFWLAMGGVGLAWFFYMVRPDIPAAIQRTFRPLHALLENKYFFDRFNEIIFAGGSRQLGKGLWKGGDQGLIDGIAVNGTARLVGWVAQISRLFQTGHLYQYAFAMIIGVFILLTFWFNLG, from the coding sequence ATGACGGACATGCAAAAGCTTTATCTCCTGGTACCGCTGGCACCGCTGGCCGGCGCACTTCTCGCCGGACTGTTCGGCAAGCTGATCGGACGCGCGGGCGCGCACATCGTCACGATCCTCGGGGTCGCCGTGGCGCTCGCGGCATCGGTGGTGATCTATCAGGACGTGCAGGCCGGGAACACGTTCAACGGAACCGTGTATACGTGGATGACGACCGGAAATCTGACCCTCGAGGTCGGTTTTCTGATCGACTCGCTGACCGTGATGATGATGCTCGTCGTGAGCTTCGTGTCGCTGATGGTGCATATCTACACGATTGGCTACATGCACGACGACCCGGGCTACCAGCGCTTCTTCAGCTATATCTCGCTGTTCACCTTTTCGATGCTGATGCTGGTCATGTCGAACAACTTCCTCCAGTTGTTCTTCGGCTGGGAGGCAGTGGGCCTGGTCTCGTATCTGCTCATCGGCTTCTGGTACGAGCGCCCGACGGCGATCTATGCGAACCTCAAGGCGTTCCTGGTCAACCGCGTCGGCGACTTCGGCTTTCTGCTCGGCATCGGCCTGATCGCCGCCTACGCCGGAAGCCTCGATTACGCCGAAGTGTTCGCCAAGGCGGGCGAGCTCGCCGCGCAGGACATGGCGGTCACCGGCTGGCCGCTGATCACCGCGATCTGCATCTGCCTGTTCATCGGCGCGATGGGCAAGTCCGCGCAGGTCCCGCTGCATGTCTGGCTTCCCGATTCGATGGAAGGTCCGACTCCGATTTCCGCGCTGATTCACGCGGCGACGATGGTGACGGCCGGCATTTTCATGGTCGCGCGCATGTCGCCGCTGTTCGAGCTGTCGGATGTCGCGCTGTCGTTCGTGCTCGTGATCGGCGCGACCACCGCGCTCTTCATGGGTTTCCTCGGCATCGTCCAGAACGACATCAAGCGCGTCGTCGCGTACTCGACCCTCTCGCAGCTCGGCTACATGACCGTCGCGCTGGGTGTGTCGGCGTATTCGGCGGCGGTGTTCCACCTGATGACGCACGCGTTCTTCAAGGCGCTGCTGTTCCTCGGCGCCGGTTCGGTCATCATCGGCATGCATCACGACCAGGACATGCGCAACATGGGTGGCCTGTGGAAATACATGCCGGTGACCTGGTTCACGTCGCTGCTCGGGTCGCTCGCGCTGATCGGTTTCCCGTTCTTCTCGGGTTTCTATTCGAAGGACTCGATCATCGAGGCCGTGCATGCTTCGACGATTCCGGGTGCCGGCTACGCGCTGTTCTGCGTGCTGTTCGGTGTCTTCATCACCGCGTTTTATTCGTTCCGCATGTATTTCCTCGTTTTCCACGGCAAGGAGCGCTTCGGCGCGAACCACGGCCATCACGATCACCACGGCGACCACGAGGACGAGGAACCGAGCGCGGATCACCACCACGGTCTCGCCCCTGGCCAGAAGCCGCACGAGTCCCCGTGGGTCGTCACGCTGCCGCTGGTGCTGCTCGCGATTCCGTCAGTCGTGATCGGGTTCTTCACGATCGAGCCGATGCTGTTCGGAGAATGGTTCAAGGGCGTGATTCACGTCGGCGCGAACCATGTCGGTCTGTCCGAACTGGCCGAAAACTTCCACGGGCCGGTGGCCATGGCGATCCACGGGCTGCAGACCGCGCCGTTCTGGCTCGCGATGGGCGGTGTCGGACTTGCGTGGTTCTTCTATATGGTGCGGCCGGACATTCCGGCAGCGATACAGCGCACCTTCCGGCCGCTGCATGCACTGCTCGAGAACAAGTACTTCTTCGATCGTTTCAACGAGATCATTTTTGCCGGCGGCTCACGTCAACTCGGCAAGGGACTGTGGAAGGGCGGCGACCAGGGGTTGATCGACGGAATTGCGGTGAACGGGACCGCCAGGCTGGTCGGCTGGGTCGCACAGATCAGCCGGCTGTTCCAGACCGGTCACCTTTACCAGTACGCGTTCGCAATGATCATCGGGGTCTTCATCCTGCTCACCTTCTGGTTCAACCTCGGTTGA
- the nuoK gene encoding NADH-quinone oxidoreductase subunit NuoK produces the protein MLSLSHYLVLGAILFAISVVGIFLNRKNLIVLLMAIELMLLAVNLNFIAFSHYLGDLAGQIFVFFILTVAAAESAIGLAILVVLFRNLRTIHVDDLDSLKG, from the coding sequence ATGCTTTCGCTTTCCCACTATCTCGTTCTGGGCGCGATCCTGTTCGCGATCAGCGTGGTCGGGATTTTCCTCAACCGGAAGAACCTGATCGTCCTGCTGATGGCTATCGAGTTGATGCTGCTCGCGGTCAATCTGAACTTCATTGCCTTTTCGCATTATCTCGGCGATCTGGCAGGGCAGATCTTTGTTTTCTTCATTCTCACCGTGGCAGCAGCAGAATCGGCAATCGGTCTTGCGATTCTGGTGGTGTTGTTCCGCAATCTGCGGACGATCCATGTGGATGATCTCGACAGCCTCAAGGGTTAA
- a CDS encoding NADH-quinone oxidoreductase subunit J: protein MDFKTFVFYVLAAIMVFAALRVITARNPVHAALFLVLSFFSAGGIWLLLTAEFLAIVLVMVYVGAVMVLFLFVVMMLDINLDRLRQGFWSYLPVGALIGVLLVVEMALVLGGRYFGLEAMPEPPVAQAGYSNTRELGRLLYTDYVYPFELASLLLLVAMIVAVTLTLRKRKGVRYLNPSEQISIKRGDRVELVSMSAEKE, encoded by the coding sequence ATGGATTTCAAGACTTTCGTCTTCTACGTTCTCGCCGCGATCATGGTTTTCGCGGCGTTGAGGGTGATCACTGCGCGAAACCCGGTCCACGCGGCCTTGTTCCTGGTGCTGTCGTTCTTTTCGGCGGGCGGGATCTGGCTGTTGCTGACGGCCGAGTTTCTCGCGATCGTCCTCGTCATGGTGTACGTCGGCGCAGTCATGGTGCTGTTCCTGTTCGTCGTCATGATGCTGGACATCAACCTCGACCGCCTGCGACAGGGATTCTGGAGCTACCTGCCGGTGGGCGCGCTGATCGGCGTGCTGCTGGTGGTCGAAATGGCGCTGGTGCTCGGCGGACGGTACTTCGGACTGGAAGCGATGCCCGAGCCGCCGGTCGCGCAGGCGGGGTACAGCAACACGCGCGAGCTGGGGCGGTTGCTGTATACCGATTACGTGTATCCGTTCGAACTCGCTTCGCTGTTGCTGCTCGTGGCGATGATCGTCGCGGTGACCCTGACGCTGCGCAAGCGCAAGGGCGTGCGCTATCTCAATCCGTCCGAGCAGATCTCGATCAAGCGTGGCGACCGCGTCGAACTGGTTTCGATGTCCGCCGAGAAAGAATAA
- the nuoI gene encoding NADH-quinone oxidoreductase subunit NuoI: MGAKDYIGSLFLTELIKGMALTGRHLFARKITVQFPEEKTPASPRFRGLHALRRYPNGEERCIACKLCEAICPALAITIESEQRDDGSRRTSRYDIDLTKCIFCGFCEEACPVDAVVETRVFEYHGEKRGDLYYTKQMLLAVGDRYEAQIAADREADAKYR, translated from the coding sequence ATGGGTGCGAAGGATTACATCGGTAGCCTGTTCCTCACGGAACTGATCAAGGGCATGGCGCTGACCGGGCGTCACCTGTTTGCACGCAAGATCACCGTGCAGTTCCCGGAGGAGAAGACGCCGGCGAGCCCGCGATTTCGCGGACTGCACGCGCTGCGTCGCTATCCGAACGGAGAGGAGCGGTGCATCGCCTGCAAGCTTTGTGAAGCGATCTGCCCGGCGCTGGCGATCACGATCGAATCCGAGCAGCGGGACGACGGGTCGCGGCGCACCAGTCGCTATGACATCGACCTCACCAAGTGCATCTTTTGCGGCTTCTGCGAGGAAGCGTGCCCAGTCGATGCGGTGGTTGAAACCCGGGTGTTCGAGTATCACGGTGAAAAACGCGGCGATCTCTACTACACGAAGCAGATGCTGCTTGCCGTGGGCGATCGTTATGAAGCGCAGATCGCAGCCGATCGCGAAGCCGACGCCAAGTATCGCTAA
- the nuoH gene encoding NADH-quinone oxidoreductase subunit NuoH has product MEALLDPVVQLFGPAWPAVWTLTKIVAIIAPLMLCVAYLTLAERKVIGYMQVRIGPNRVGPKGLLQPIADGMKLLFKEIIVPSGASKGLFILGPILAIAPSLAAWAVVPFGDGMVLADVNAGLLFLLAITSVEVYGVIIAGWASNSKYPFLGSMRAAAQMVSYEVAMGFALICVLLISASLNLTDIVRSQGQGQFHDMGLSFLSWNWLPLFPMFIVFLISGIAETNRAPFDVVEGESEVVAGHMVEYSGMAFALFFLAEYANMILVSILTSVLFVGGWLSPVSFLPDGFFWLALKTAFFLFVFLWARATFPRFRYDHIMRLGWKVFIPITLVWVIVVAVWMMSPLSIWR; this is encoded by the coding sequence ATGGAAGCGTTGCTCGACCCCGTCGTGCAGTTGTTCGGGCCTGCGTGGCCCGCAGTGTGGACCCTCACGAAGATCGTCGCGATCATCGCGCCGCTGATGCTTTGCGTAGCGTATCTGACGCTGGCGGAGCGCAAGGTCATCGGCTACATGCAGGTGCGGATCGGGCCGAACCGGGTCGGCCCGAAAGGACTGCTGCAGCCGATCGCGGACGGCATGAAGCTCCTGTTCAAGGAAATCATCGTCCCGTCCGGCGCCAGCAAGGGGCTGTTCATCCTCGGCCCGATCCTGGCGATCGCGCCGTCGCTGGCAGCCTGGGCGGTGGTGCCGTTCGGCGACGGAATGGTGCTCGCCGATGTCAACGCCGGGCTGCTGTTCCTGCTGGCCATCACGTCGGTCGAAGTGTATGGCGTGATCATCGCGGGGTGGGCATCGAACTCGAAATACCCGTTCCTCGGTTCCATGCGTGCCGCGGCACAGATGGTGTCGTACGAAGTGGCGATGGGCTTCGCGCTGATTTGCGTGCTGCTGATATCCGCGAGCCTCAACCTCACCGACATCGTCCGCTCGCAGGGACAGGGTCAATTCCACGACATGGGGCTGTCCTTCCTGTCTTGGAACTGGCTCCCGCTGTTTCCGATGTTCATCGTGTTCCTGATTTCGGGCATTGCGGAGACCAACCGCGCGCCGTTCGACGTCGTCGAAGGCGAATCCGAAGTCGTCGCCGGCCACATGGTCGAGTATTCGGGCATGGCATTCGCGCTGTTCTTCCTCGCCGAATACGCGAACATGATCCTGGTTTCGATCCTGACGTCGGTGCTGTTTGTCGGCGGCTGGCTGTCCCCGGTGAGCTTCCTGCCTGACGGGTTCTTCTGGCTGGCGTTGAAAACGGCATTTTTCCTGTTCGTGTTCCTGTGGGCGCGAGCAACGTTCCCGCGCTTCCGCTACGACCACATCATGCGGCTGGGCTGGAAGGTATTTATTCCCATCACCCTGGTGTGGGTGATCGTGGTGGCAGTGTGGATGATGTCCCCGCTGTCGATCTGGAGATGA
- the nuoG gene encoding NADH-quinone oxidoreductase subunit NuoG translates to MLEIEIDGKQVSVEDGSTVMDAATKIGAYIPHFCYHKKLSIAANCRMCLVQVEKAPKPLPACATPVTNGMKVWTRSDQAIKAQKGVMEFLLINHPLDCPICDQGGECQLQDLAVGYGGSQSRYEEEKRVVFNKNLGPLVATDMTRCINCTRCVRFTTEIAGMMELGQAFRGEHAEIMPFIEKTLDSELSGNIIDLCPVGALTSKPFRFAARTWELSRRKSISPHDSLGSNLVVQVKHDIVKRVLPLENEAINECWLSDKDRFSYEGLNSEDRLTVPMIKRDGEWKEVDWQTALEFVANGLLATAKENGPATIGALASPHSTLEELHLLQKLARTLGTDNIDFRLRQWDFRADGHRSGAPWLGMAISEVAELNRLLIIGSSFRKDAPLLAQRVRQAAKRGLHVNAIHAASDDWLLPVRNRALVAPSAMVGMLLQVAGALAAEKGATVADEIAPLVPAEISDEARAIAQSLSSGARVAVWLGNFAEQSEFAAELQTVAQEIARLSGGSLGFIGEAANSVGGYLAKAAPIVGGFNVRQMVEQPLKSYVLLNAEPDLDFANPVATMAALRGARLVVALSAFTSPALRSCATVLLPIAPFSETSGTFVNCEGRAQSFNAVARPRGEARPGWKVLRVLGNLLELEGFDQNDSEAVAAEVLSTDVAERLGNGVSDIELSARSAVPGALERVSDVPIYFADPLVRRSPPLQKTRDAAAPSVRASAATLARLGFEAGARVRVKQGGAAAELTVVVDENVADQCVRIAAAHPVTAALGPMCGEISLERV, encoded by the coding sequence ATGCTAGAGATCGAAATCGACGGCAAGCAGGTATCGGTCGAGGATGGCAGCACCGTGATGGATGCCGCGACCAAGATCGGTGCATACATTCCGCACTTCTGTTATCACAAGAAACTGTCCATCGCGGCCAATTGCCGCATGTGCCTCGTTCAGGTCGAAAAGGCGCCGAAGCCGCTGCCCGCGTGCGCGACTCCGGTCACCAACGGCATGAAGGTGTGGACGCGGTCGGATCAGGCGATCAAGGCGCAAAAGGGGGTGATGGAGTTTCTGCTCATCAACCACCCGCTCGATTGCCCGATCTGCGATCAGGGCGGCGAGTGCCAGCTGCAGGATCTGGCAGTGGGTTACGGCGGCAGCCAGTCGCGCTACGAGGAAGAAAAGCGCGTCGTGTTCAACAAGAACCTCGGACCGCTCGTCGCGACCGACATGACGCGTTGCATCAACTGCACGCGCTGCGTGCGATTCACGACCGAAATTGCAGGCATGATGGAACTCGGCCAGGCATTTCGTGGCGAGCATGCCGAAATCATGCCGTTCATCGAAAAGACGCTGGACTCCGAGTTGTCGGGCAACATCATCGACCTTTGCCCCGTCGGTGCGCTGACGTCGAAGCCTTTCCGTTTCGCTGCGCGGACGTGGGAGCTTTCCCGGCGCAAATCGATCAGCCCGCACGATTCGCTCGGCTCGAACCTCGTCGTTCAGGTCAAGCACGACATCGTCAAACGCGTGCTGCCGCTCGAGAACGAGGCGATCAACGAGTGCTGGCTGTCTGACAAGGACCGTTTTTCGTACGAAGGCCTGAACAGCGAGGATCGGCTGACGGTCCCGATGATCAAGCGGGATGGCGAATGGAAGGAAGTCGACTGGCAGACGGCGCTCGAATTCGTCGCGAACGGCCTGCTCGCGACAGCAAAGGAGAATGGGCCGGCGACGATCGGCGCCCTGGCGTCGCCTCATTCGACGCTCGAAGAATTGCACCTCTTGCAGAAGCTCGCCCGCACGCTCGGTACCGACAACATCGACTTCCGGCTGCGCCAGTGGGATTTCCGCGCGGACGGTCACCGCAGCGGCGCTCCGTGGCTCGGGATGGCGATCTCCGAGGTCGCGGAGCTGAATCGGCTGCTCATCATCGGCAGCTCGTTCCGTAAGGATGCGCCGCTGCTGGCGCAGCGTGTGCGCCAGGCCGCCAAGCGTGGGCTGCACGTGAATGCGATTCATGCCGCGAGCGACGACTGGTTGTTGCCGGTCAGGAACCGGGCGTTGGTTGCTCCGTCGGCAATGGTCGGCATGCTGCTGCAGGTCGCCGGAGCGCTGGCGGCCGAAAAAGGCGCGACGGTCGCGGACGAGATCGCTCCCCTCGTGCCCGCCGAGATCTCGGATGAAGCGCGCGCGATCGCGCAGAGCCTCTCCTCGGGCGCTCGCGTCGCGGTGTGGCTGGGCAATTTTGCGGAACAGTCCGAATTCGCCGCCGAACTGCAGACCGTCGCGCAGGAGATCGCCCGGTTGAGCGGCGGATCGCTGGGTTTCATCGGCGAAGCGGCGAACAGCGTCGGCGGGTATCTCGCGAAGGCGGCGCCGATCGTCGGCGGCTTCAATGTGCGGCAGATGGTCGAGCAGCCGCTGAAGTCCTATGTGCTGCTCAACGCCGAGCCGGATCTCGATTTTGCGAATCCTGTCGCGACGATGGCGGCGCTGCGCGGCGCGCGACTCGTCGTGGCGCTGTCGGCATTTACGTCGCCTGCGCTGCGCTCCTGTGCCACCGTGCTGCTACCGATTGCTCCTTTCAGCGAAACGTCCGGCACGTTCGTCAATTGCGAAGGCAGGGCGCAGAGCTTCAATGCCGTTGCGCGTCCGCGTGGTGAGGCCCGCCCCGGCTGGAAAGTCCTTCGCGTTCTCGGCAACCTGCTCGAACTGGAAGGGTTCGACCAGAACGATTCCGAGGCGGTCGCCGCGGAAGTGCTGTCGACCGACGTTGCCGAGCGCCTCGGGAACGGTGTGTCGGACATCGAGCTTTCGGCGCGTTCTGCTGTTCCAGGCGCGCTGGAGCGGGTGAGCGACGTGCCGATCTATTTCGCCGATCCGCTGGTGCGTCGGTCGCCGCCGCTGCAGAAGACGCGCGATGCCGCCGCCCCGTCCGTTCGGGCGAGCGCGGCGACCCTGGCGCGCCTGGGGTTCGAAGCGGGTGCGCGGGTTCGCGTGAAGCAGGGCGGGGCCGCCGCTGAACTGACCGTCGTCGTCGACGAAAACGTCGCCGACCAGTGCGTTCGCATTGCTGCCGCTCATCCTGTAACCGCAGCCCTCGGCCCGATGTGCGGCGAAATCAGCCTGGAGCGTGTCTGA